The nucleotide sequence GTAATCGAGGACGCTGCAGCCAAGCGTGTCGTGATGAATATGAGGAGACAGCTGCAGGCAACAAGTACCCACTCAACTTAAAAGATAACTCAGCCTATTTCGACCTCCCAGAGCTAGTTGAAGCTAAGGTAGACTCCCTTAAGATAGAGGGACGCATTAAAGGAGCGCATTACGTCTACACAGTGGTTGATAGCTGGCGTAAACAGATCAACCAATTTGTCGACACTGGTAAACTACTCAATGATGACTCAAACCTCTATAAGGTGTTCAATCGAGACTTTACCAACTCGTTCCTCAAGGGGGATCTGACCAAAAACATGTTTATCGATAACCCACGCGATAACAGTGTTAACCATGCCGTTGAGCAAAAAAATGCCATCTCAGTGGTGCAGATCCAAGAGGTAAGACAGAACCTTAGGGCTGATAAAAATGAGCTAGGTTTAACACTAGAGCAAAAAATACAGTTCCTCAATATTGATAAAATGCCACTTACCCTTACTTTCTCAGGACAAGCGGGGTTGCCGTTCACCATCAAAGCCAAGGTCGAAGCGGTGTCAAATCAGCCAGAGCAGGACTCACAGTTCCATGAGTTTACCCTAGCGTCGGATTCTGCGTTACAGCTTTCAGATAAATCAGCCCTCGATCCCACAGTGCTTGAAAAACGCTTCAGAAGCTTTAATGATGCAGACTATATTATTCAAGATTATGATTTTAGTCAGCTATCAGCAGGGCTCAGTATTCCATTTAAGGAGTTAACCGCCCTTAAAAACAGGCTAGCTTACTTACTCAATGACTCAGTGGAAGTGATAGCGCCCGTCGAACTTCCGGTACTGATACAGGCTGACAAAATTGATGAACAGCCTAAGCTGTCTCTGCTTATCTGTGACGAAAAAGATGCCCACCTGTGCGATATCACAGCAGCTGACATTTACTTTAAACTGCCAGAGAGTTTTAAGAAGGGCTGCAATAAGTTTATCGAACTATTGCAGCGCAACCCTAGATTCATCCCTTGGTTTCCAACAGTATTGATTGGCAAAGACTATCTCGAAGCGGTAAGAATACTCGAACAAGTCAAGCCTAAACGCATCGTAACCAATAACACCGGCGTGGCTTACAAGGCGTTCGAGATGGGTATCGACTGGATAGCCGGGCCATTATTAAATACCACCAACTCCTATGCTCTGCGCACCATGCAGGAGGAGCTCAACTGTTCTGGCGCGTTTATCTCCAACGAGATTAACCGGATGCAAATTCGTAATATCAAACGTCCAGCCGGATTCAAGTTGCTCTACAGCATCTACCACCCCATCTTGATGATGACCAGTAGACAGTGCTTCTTTCAACAGACCGTTGGCTGTAACAAACCCAGTATTGAAGATGGCTGCATGCTCAAGTGTGAAAAAGCCACCACGATCACTAACGTCAAAGGGATCTCTTTTGCAGTCGATAAGCAAAAAGGTGGCTACCCGAGTATCTATAACGATGAGCAATTCTTAAATCTGGATGTAATTAAGGATTTCTCTAGCCTATTTGATGAGTTCTTTATCGACTTAACCGATATCGGCTCAGGATCTAAAGCTAAGCTTGATAAAGTTAAGCTGGTTACACATTTTGAAAACCTGCTTAACGGCGAAGCTGATGCGATTTCACAGCTTAATACTATGGTTGCGGTATCAACCAATGCCCAGTATCAACAAGGGCTTTAAGTTAAGCCGTTAACTCAATAGAAACAAAGTATCTTGATGCTTTGTTTCTATTAGCACCTGCTTATGGAGAGCACTATGCCTTTGCCAATACTCTATTCACTGCAACACTGCCCCTATGCCATGCGAGCTCGAATGGCAATATTATTGGCAGAGCAAAGCGTGATGTTGCGGGCGATAGTGATGAAAAACAAACCCGAAGCCATGTTGCAAATCTCACCCAAAGGCACTGTTCCAGTGTTAATCATTGAAGATCGCGACGCTACTAAAATAATTGATGAAAGTCTGGATATTATGCTGTGGGCACTTAACAAAAATGATCCACTAGGTCTGCTCTATCCTCAAATACCTGAAGTGTTGCCTCAAATGCTCAAACTGATTGAGTACAACGACAAGGTATTTAAGCCTTTATTAGAGCAGTACAAGAGTGCAACACGTTATCATAAAGACTCAGAAATCCATGACAGAACCCAATGCGAGTCCTTCATTGCTCAGTTAGAAATAAAGCTAAACCAACATACATTCATCATGGGCGACAGCCTGAGTCTGGCTGACTACGCACTACTTCCTTTTGTGCGTCAATTTGCCAGAGCCGATCGCCACAAGTACCTAACTGCTCCCTACCCTAAGCTGCAACACTGGCTAAAGGCCCATCTAGACAGCCCATTTTTCTCGAAAGCCATGGCCAAATACTCCCTCTGGCTAGACAGTGGCGAAGAGCACCTGTTTGGGGATAAGTAAACTTATTGAATCACCCACAATTAAAAAACAATAGACTTTATCCACTAACTTCAAAATACTGGGTGCTTTAAACTCAAGTAAGATATTAATTTTTATTAAATTAAAATTACCTCATATTTTATTCAATTACAGTAAGTAAACAAGATGAGGCAAAACCGTAAGAAGATTAAATTCTTTGCCTAATTTCAACAGTCAAACAGATCTATTAGCCACAGAGAAAGACAATAGCTAAAAGATTGTTTAAATCTTCAGCTCTTCTGCATGAACTCTGTGTAAGCGAAGCGTAACAACGTCAATGTTTAAGTGCCAGTTCGTATCTGCCAGACAGGAAGTCTCAATGTCGTAAAGGACAGGAGTCCGAGAACGACCCTAGCTCTCGTTCATTAGCACATAGCTTCGCTACATTCACCGTGGTGAGAATATTTTTTGCTTTACCTACTTATGAAACCAAGGCATAAAACAAAAGAGTCACAGCTAAATACTCTCAATCCCAAAAAGCCTTACATTAAACTCTATCTAACTCTCGCTTAGCACTGCTCCAGTTCAGGTGATACTTCTCACCTGCGGGCTTATCGGTGCGCTCAAATGTATGGGCGCCAAAGTAGTCACGCTGACCTTGGAGTAAATTTGCCGGCAAGGTCTCACTGCGGTAGCTGTCGTAGTAGGCCAAAGCCGAGCTAATACAGGGTGCCGGTATTCCTTTGAGAACTGCCGTTGATACAGCTTGACGCCAATCGAGTTGCTTAGCGGAGAGTGCTTGGCTGAATACATCCGCCATCAGTAAGTTCTCCAGCTCGATACCTGTCGTCGCTGCGGCTTGATAGGCTTGAGTTATTGACTGTAGGAAAGTGGCGCGGATGATACAACCCGCACGCCAAATCTTTGCTATTTCGGCAAAATCCAGTGTCCAGTTGCGCTCTTTAGCATTCATAGCCATCAATTGAAAACCTTGGGCATAGCTGGCAACTTTGGCACAATAAAGGGCACTTTCCAGCTGGGTAATAAAAGCATCACGCTCCTCATCGCTAGGTTTGACGGCAACAGGGCCAGTCAAAAGTTGGCTCAACTTTACTCTTTGATCTTTTTGGGTACTCACGGCGCGAGCATAAACGGCCTCAGCAATGGTTGGTGCAGGACAGCCTATCTGCAAACTGCTCACCGCAGTCCAAAGTCCAGTGCCCTTTTGGCCCGCCTTGTCCAAGATCATCTCGACCAAAGGCTTACCTGAAATAGGATCCGCTTGCTTTAGCACCTCTGCGCTGATCTCCATCAAATAGCTGTTTAAGCTACCTCGATTCCAACGTTCAAACAGATTGGCTATCTCATCGGCAGACATATTGAAGCCGTCGCTCAGTAGCTGATAGGCTTCGCAGATAAGTTGCATATCAGCATATTCGATGCCGTTATGTACCATTTTGACATAATGTCCAGCGCCCGCAGGGCCAATATACGTAGTACAGGGCTCACCTTCTGTCACTGGATTACCCGGCTCTTGACGCTCAATAGGCAAGCCCGTTTCAGGGTTAACTTTAGCCGCTATTGCCTCCCAGATAGGTTTAATCCTGTTCCAAGCCTTGATATTGCCGCTTGGCATCAATGAAGGCCCAAAACGCGCGCCCATTTCTCCGCCAGAAACAGCTGAACTAAAGAAGATAAATTTATCGGCGTAGCGCGCTTCACGTTCGACCGTATCAGTCCATAAACTGTTACCCGTATCGATGACAATATCATCTTGCGCGATACCTGCGTCAATTAAGGTATTGCATACCCCATCGACAGGAGCACCAGCAGGAACTGACAGCACAATAATTCGAGGTTTCTCGAGACTGGATAACATTTCAGAAAGATTATTACAGCCACTAACACGCAGTGGGACATGGAGCTGTTTGCTGGAGATTCGGTCCGCTTTCTCTTGCTGAACCACGCCTTCAACTTTCTTAGCATCTAAGTCGAAAGCGACAACGCGATACTGATTATCAGCAATATTTAAGGAAAGATTTTTTCCCATGACGCCAAGGCCTATAACGCCGACATCATATAAATTGGTGTGATTTTCCATTGATATATTTTCCGCAGGTAACAGAAGATAATATACCCAGTCTATTATTGGTAAGTTAACTCACAGAGTTAGCCTTCTCTTTTATACTAGAGAGCCCTGCATTGGGGCATAGACGAGAGGTATTATTTGCTCAGGATTATACATACTATGGTAAGTAAATTACTAGGATCCGTAGATTTGTTTACAAAAAAAAGCCTATCTCAGTTCAAAAGATAACAACACAGCCTATCCAGGGGTGATGATAAAGTCCTCTGGATAAGCCGATTATTTCATATCACTCCTGCTAACGGATTATTGTTGACGGGTCGTCAACGCATCGGCGTAACCCATACGCGTCAGCGCGTTACGCACCAGCTCTAATGTTTGCGGATCTTCGATGGTGGCAGGTACTTTATAATCTTGATTATCAGCAATTTTTCGCATTGTGCCGCGCAAAATTTTGCCTGAGCGAGTCTTGGGTAACTTTTGCACCACACTGACCAATCGAAATGAAGCCACGGGGCCAATATTCTTGCGTACT is from Shewanella sp. MTB7 and encodes:
- the gndA gene encoding NADP-dependent phosphogluconate dehydrogenase, with product MENHTNLYDVGVIGLGVMGKNLSLNIADNQYRVVAFDLDAKKVEGVVQQEKADRISSKQLHVPLRVSGCNNLSEMLSSLEKPRIIVLSVPAGAPVDGVCNTLIDAGIAQDDIVIDTGNSLWTDTVEREARYADKFIFFSSAVSGGEMGARFGPSLMPSGNIKAWNRIKPIWEAIAAKVNPETGLPIERQEPGNPVTEGEPCTTYIGPAGAGHYVKMVHNGIEYADMQLICEAYQLLSDGFNMSADEIANLFERWNRGSLNSYLMEISAEVLKQADPISGKPLVEMILDKAGQKGTGLWTAVSSLQIGCPAPTIAEAVYARAVSTQKDQRVKLSQLLTGPVAVKPSDEERDAFITQLESALYCAKVASYAQGFQLMAMNAKERNWTLDFAEIAKIWRAGCIIRATFLQSITQAYQAAATTGIELENLLMADVFSQALSAKQLDWRQAVSTAVLKGIPAPCISSALAYYDSYRSETLPANLLQGQRDYFGAHTFERTDKPAGEKYHLNWSSAKRELDRV
- a CDS encoding peptidase U32 family protein, translating into MSRKIELLAPGGDVEAIKAAIVAGANAVYCGLDNFNARNRAANLSFDDLCGILRLAHQYDCEVFLTINVVILEQELSALFKLLNQLVNTSLDGIIVQDLGLFNLVKKHFPTLDIHASTQLTTHNEGQIHFLSKIGASRINLSRELNLGEITSLTALAHQHGMLTEVFVHGSLCIAFSGQCYSSSVSVGNSGNRGRCSQACRDEYEETAAGNKYPLNLKDNSAYFDLPELVEAKVDSLKIEGRIKGAHYVYTVVDSWRKQINQFVDTGKLLNDDSNLYKVFNRDFTNSFLKGDLTKNMFIDNPRDNSVNHAVEQKNAISVVQIQEVRQNLRADKNELGLTLEQKIQFLNIDKMPLTLTFSGQAGLPFTIKAKVEAVSNQPEQDSQFHEFTLASDSALQLSDKSALDPTVLEKRFRSFNDADYIIQDYDFSQLSAGLSIPFKELTALKNRLAYLLNDSVEVIAPVELPVLIQADKIDEQPKLSLLICDEKDAHLCDITAADIYFKLPESFKKGCNKFIELLQRNPRFIPWFPTVLIGKDYLEAVRILEQVKPKRIVTNNTGVAYKAFEMGIDWIAGPLLNTTNSYALRTMQEELNCSGAFISNEINRMQIRNIKRPAGFKLLYSIYHPILMMTSRQCFFQQTVGCNKPSIEDGCMLKCEKATTITNVKGISFAVDKQKGGYPSIYNDEQFLNLDVIKDFSSLFDEFFIDLTDIGSGSKAKLDKVKLVTHFENLLNGEADAISQLNTMVAVSTNAQYQQGL
- a CDS encoding glutathione S-transferase yields the protein MPLPILYSLQHCPYAMRARMAILLAEQSVMLRAIVMKNKPEAMLQISPKGTVPVLIIEDRDATKIIDESLDIMLWALNKNDPLGLLYPQIPEVLPQMLKLIEYNDKVFKPLLEQYKSATRYHKDSEIHDRTQCESFIAQLEIKLNQHTFIMGDSLSLADYALLPFVRQFARADRHKYLTAPYPKLQHWLKAHLDSPFFSKAMAKYSLWLDSGEEHLFGDK